The following are encoded together in the Humulus lupulus chromosome 5, drHumLupu1.1, whole genome shotgun sequence genome:
- the LOC133778313 gene encoding SPX domain-containing membrane protein At4g22990: MVAFGKKLKLRQIDEWQGYYINYKLMKKRVKQYAHQIEVGTQDRRHVLKDFSRMLDNQIEKIVLFLLEEQGHLASRIAKLGERHNALLEQPEISQISELRESYREVGQDLLKLLCFVEINAIGLRKILKKFDKRFGYRFTDYYVRTRANHPYSQLQQVFKHVGLGAVVGALSRNLHELQDRQGSYLSIYDETAPPLQDPVVDAINAAVDRLSYSTNFLSFLAQHAFIMQEDLPTPTGEQPDDERYHFMSLLLNLVNTFLYMVNTYIIVPTADDYSMSLGAAATVCGVVIGAMAVAQVFSSVYFSAWSNRSYFKPLVFSSIVLFMGNLMYAMAYDVRSIWVLLIGRLFCGFGSARAVNRRYISDCVPLKIRMQASAGFVSASALGMACGPALAGLLQINFKIYKLTFNQNTLPGWVMAVAWLVYLVWLWISFREPAREQDDIPTAETSNAAAETLETNGLEEGLKQPLLITSEDKQDEDEDGDQEDGSEEAAEESRQPVTSIGAAYRLLTPSVKVQLLIYFMLKYAMEILLSESSVVTTYYFGWSTSSVAIFLACLGLTVLPVNILVGSYISNMFEDRQILLASEILVCLGIILSFHIIIPYSVVQYVGSGLILFVFAEVLEGVNLSLLSRVMSSRLSRGTYNGGLLSTEAGTLARVIADATITLAGFLGESRLLNITLLPSLVICVGSIVATCFTYNSLY; this comes from the exons ATGGTTGCCTTCGGGAAAAAGTTGAAGCTAAGACAAATCGATGAATGGCAAGG ATACTACATTAACTATAAGTTAATGAAGAAAAGAGTAAAACAATATGCTCACCAAATTGAAGTTGGTACACAAGATCGTCGACATGTTCTCAAGGATTTTTCAAGAATGCTGGATAATCAG ATTGAGAAGATTGTCCTATTTCTATTGGAAGAACAAGGTCACCTGGCAAGCAGGATAGCCAAGCTTGGAGAAAGGCATAATGCTCTTCTGGAGCAGCCTGAGATATCTCAAATATCTGAATTACGAGAATCTTATAGAGAAGTAGGGCAAGACCTGTTAAAGCTTCTATGTTTTGTTGAGATAAATGCCATTGGTCTCCGTAAGATACTGAAGAAGTTTGATAAACGCTTTGGCTATAGATTTACTGACTATTATGTCAGAACTCGTGCCAATCATCCATACTCACAGCTGCAGCAAGTGTTTAAGCATGTG GGGTTAGGCGCTGTTGTGGGTGCCTTATCTCGCAATCTTCATGAACTTCAGGACCGTCAAGGAAGTTACTTATCAATATATGATGAGACCGCTCCTCCACTCCag GATCCTGTTGTCGATGCAATAAATGCAGCTGTAGACAGGTTATCCTATTCAACAAACTTTCTTAGCTTCTTGGCACAACATGCATTCATCATGCAAGAAGACCTGCCTACTCCCACCGGGGAACAACCTGATGATGAGAGATATCATTTTATGTCACTTCTCCTGAACCTAGTAAACACATTTCTCTATATGGTCAACACATACATTATTGTCCCTACAGCAGACGACTACTCCATGAGCCTTGGAGCTGCCGCAACAGTTTGTGGGGTTGTTATTGGAGCTATGGCTGTTGCACAGGTGTTTTCCTCTGTATATTTCAGTGCATGGTCAAATAGATCATACTTCAAACCTCTTGTATTCAGCAGTATTGTTCTGTTTATGGGCAACCTTATGTATGCTATGGCTTATGATGTTCGTTCAATTTGGGTTCTTTTGATTGGTCGTCTTTTCTGTGG ATTTGGTTCTGCTAGAGCAGTTAACAGGCGTTATATTAGTGATTGCGTGCCACTAAAAATTCGCATGCAAGCATCAGCCGGTTTTGTCAGTGCTAGTGCCCTTGGGATGGCTTGTGGTCCTGCTCTTGCTGGCTTACTTCAAATTAATTTTAAGATTTACAAGCTTACATTCAATCAAAACACTTTGCCTGGGTGGGTGATGGCTGTTGCATGGCTTGTATATTTAGTTTGGTTGTGGATCTCATTTAGAGAGCCTGCACGTGAACAAGATGATATTCCTACAGCGGAGACATCTAATGCTGCTGCTG AAACACTAGAAACCAATGGGCTTGAGGAAGGTCTTAAACAGCCATTGCTAATCACTTCAGAAGACAAAcaagatgaagatgaagatggTGACCAAGAAGATGGAAGTGAAGAAGCTGCTGAGGAATCTCGACAACCTGTCACTTCAATCGGGGCAGCATATAGATTACTAACACCCTCAGTGAAG gttcaattGTTGATATATTTCATGCTCAAGTACGCAATGGAGATTTTACTCTCAGAATCCAGTGTTGTTACGACATACTACTTTGGTTGGTCTACAAGCAGCGTTGCAATTTTCCTTGCATGTCTTGGGCTTACAGTTCTTCCAGTAAACATTCTGGTTGGAAGCTACATTAGCAACATGTTTGAGGACAG GCAAATTTTATTGGCATCCGAAATTCTGGTTTGCTTAGGCATTATTCTAAGCTTCCACATAATAATACCATACAGCGTTGTGCAGTATGTCGGTTCAGGTCTCATCTTGTTTGTATTTGCCGAAGTACTCGAAG GTGTTAATTTGTCACTTCTCTCTAGAGTCATGTCATCCCGGCTTTCCCGAGGAACCTACAATGGCGGATTACTCTCGACAGAAGCTGGAACGCTGGCTCGAGTGATTGCAGATGCTACAATTACTCTGGCTGGATTTTTGGGGGAGAGTAGGCTCTTGAACATAACCCTTCTCCCCTCTCTTGTCATATGCGTAGGCTCAATCGTTGCAACATGCTTTACCTACAACTCTCTATATTGA